One Thermithiobacillus plumbiphilus genomic region harbors:
- the rplL gene encoding 50S ribosomal protein L7/L12 — protein sequence MAVSKAEILDAIAGMTVLELSELIKDMEEKFGVSAAAVAVAGPAAAGAGEAAPAVEEKTEFDVILTAAGDNKVNAIKVVRAITGLGLKEAKDLVEAAPKAVKEGVAKDEAEKIKAQLVEAGASAEVK from the coding sequence ATGGCCGTTTCCAAAGCCGAAATTCTGGATGCAATCGCTGGTATGACCGTTCTTGAGCTCTCCGAGCTGATCAAGGACATGGAAGAAAAGTTTGGCGTTTCCGCTGCTGCCGTAGCCGTGGCTGGTCCTGCCGCCGCCGGTGCTGGTGAGGCCGCCCCTGCCGTTGAGGAAAAGACTGAGTTTGACGTCATTCTCACTGCTGCTGGCGACAACAAGGTCAACGCCATCAAGGTGGTGCGGGCGATCACCGGCCTGGGCCTCAAGGAAGCCAAGGATCTGGTTGAAGCCGCGCCCAAGGCTGTCAAGGAAGGTGTGGCCAAGGACGAAGCTGAAAAGATCAAGGCCCAGCTGGTCGAAGCCGGCGCTTCTGCTGAAGTCAAGTAA
- the rplJ gene encoding 50S ribosomal protein L10: protein MSLNLEQKKAVIAEVQSQLEGAQAVVFAEYRGLTVSDLTRLRTTGRAQNVSMRVVKNTLMHRAVEGTPFAVVQDQLKGPLLFSSSPDPVALAKVLSDFARTNDRLVITVGALGSSLLDAQRVAQLAKMPSREELLARLMGTMQAPISTFVRTLNEVPARFVRTVAAVRDQKAA, encoded by the coding sequence GTGAGTCTGAATCTTGAGCAGAAAAAGGCGGTTATAGCCGAAGTGCAGTCGCAGCTTGAAGGCGCGCAGGCGGTGGTCTTTGCCGAATATCGGGGACTCACTGTGTCCGACCTGACCCGCTTGCGTACTACTGGCCGTGCCCAGAACGTCTCCATGCGGGTGGTCAAGAACACGCTGATGCATCGGGCTGTCGAAGGCACGCCTTTTGCGGTGGTCCAGGACCAGTTGAAAGGGCCTTTGCTATTCAGCAGCAGTCCCGATCCGGTGGCGCTGGCCAAGGTCTTGTCCGACTTCGCCAGGACCAATGACCGCCTGGTGATCACGGTGGGTGCCCTGGGAAGCAGCCTGCTGGATGCGCAGCGTGTCGCGCAACTGGCCAAAATGCCAAGCCGCGAAGAGCTGCTGGCCCGGCTCATGGGCACAATGCAGGCGCCGATCTCGACCTTCGTCCGTACCCTCAACGAAGTGCCGGCGCGCTTCGTACGTACGGTCGCAGCCGTGCGGGACCAGAAAGCTGCCTGA
- the rplA gene encoding 50S ribosomal protein L1, whose product MAKKGKRLQSMEAQLEHGKRYPLEEALPLVKNMAKAKFDESVDVAINLGVDPRKSDQMVRGSVVLPNGTGKTVRVAVFADGDKAADAREAGADIVGLDDLAQQVRDGNLNFDVVIATPDTMRVVGQLGQILGPRGLMPNPKVGTVTADVKTAVKNAKSGQVQFRVDKGGIIHCTIGKSSFEPAALQENLLAVVDALRKARPAASKGVYFRKFTVSSTMGPGVIVDHAGFTA is encoded by the coding sequence ATGGCGAAGAAAGGTAAGCGGCTGCAATCGATGGAAGCCCAGCTGGAGCATGGCAAGCGCTATCCGCTGGAAGAGGCGCTGCCGCTGGTCAAAAACATGGCCAAGGCAAAGTTTGATGAATCCGTGGATGTGGCCATCAATCTCGGCGTGGATCCCCGCAAATCGGATCAGATGGTGCGCGGCTCGGTCGTATTGCCGAATGGCACAGGAAAGACCGTGCGCGTGGCAGTCTTTGCCGACGGCGACAAGGCCGCTGATGCCCGCGAGGCTGGCGCCGACATCGTCGGCCTGGATGATCTGGCGCAGCAGGTGCGTGACGGCAATCTCAACTTTGATGTCGTGATCGCAACGCCAGACACCATGCGCGTGGTGGGTCAGCTGGGACAGATCCTCGGTCCCCGTGGCCTGATGCCGAACCCGAAGGTGGGCACCGTCACGGCCGATGTGAAAACGGCGGTCAAGAACGCCAAGTCCGGTCAGGTTCAGTTCCGGGTGGACAAGGGTGGCATCATTCACTGCACCATCGGCAAGTCGTCCTTTGAACCGGCCGCCTTGCAGGAAAACCTGCTGGCTGTCGTGGATGCCTTGCGCAAGGCCAGGCCGGCCGCCAGCAAGGGTGTCTACTTCCGCAAGTTCACGGTCTCCAGCACCATGGGACCCGGCGTGATCGTCGACCACGCAGGATTTACAGCTTAA
- the rplK gene encoding 50S ribosomal protein L11, translated as MAKKIIGYIKLQIKAGQANPSPPVGPALGQRGLNIMEFCKAFNARTQHLEPGLPTPVVITAYADKSFTFETKTPPASVLLKKAAGITSGSKRPNSDKVGKVTRAQVEEIAKTKMPDLNANELEAAMRTVEGTARSMGLVVEG; from the coding sequence ATGGCTAAGAAAATCATTGGTTACATCAAGCTGCAGATCAAGGCCGGACAGGCCAATCCCAGCCCGCCCGTAGGTCCTGCCCTGGGCCAGCGCGGACTGAACATCATGGAATTCTGCAAGGCCTTCAATGCGCGCACGCAGCACCTTGAGCCCGGCCTGCCGACCCCCGTGGTGATCACGGCGTATGCCGACAAGAGCTTTACCTTCGAGACCAAGACCCCGCCTGCATCCGTGCTGCTGAAGAAGGCCGCGGGAATCACCAGCGGCAGCAAGCGCCCAAATTCCGACAAGGTCGGCAAGGTGACGCGCGCCCAGGTCGAGGAGATTGCAAAGACAAAGATGCCCGATCTCAATGCCAATGAGCTGGAAGCAGCCATGCGCACGGTTGAAGGCACTGCCCGCAGCATGGGCCTGGTTGTGGAGGGTTAA
- the nusG gene encoding transcription termination/antitermination protein NusG — translation MAKRWYVVQAYSGFEKQVKRSLEERIRREGLEDLFGDILVPTEEVVEMRQGQKRSSERKFFPGYVLVQMELDESTWHMVKDTPKVTGFVGGSVGRPHPLTEKEAQAILQQVQEGVEKPRPKISFEVGESVRVVDGPFKDFNGSVEEVNYEKNKVRVSVMVFGRSTPVELDFGQIEKV, via the coding sequence ATGGCAAAGCGGTGGTATGTGGTCCAGGCTTATTCAGGCTTTGAGAAGCAGGTCAAGCGTTCCCTGGAAGAGCGGATCCGGCGAGAAGGCCTCGAAGACCTTTTTGGCGACATTCTGGTGCCCACCGAGGAAGTGGTGGAAATGCGCCAGGGTCAGAAGCGCAGCTCCGAGCGCAAGTTTTTCCCGGGCTACGTGCTGGTGCAAATGGAGCTGGACGAAAGCACCTGGCACATGGTGAAGGATACCCCCAAGGTGACCGGCTTTGTGGGTGGCTCAGTTGGGCGGCCGCATCCCTTGACCGAGAAGGAAGCCCAGGCAATCCTGCAGCAGGTCCAGGAGGGCGTGGAAAAACCGCGGCCCAAGATCAGCTTCGAAGTGGGAGAGTCTGTCCGGGTGGTGGATGGACCTTTCAAGGACTTCAATGGGTCCGTCGAAGAAGTGAATTACGAAAAGAACAAGGTACGGGTATCCGTCATGGTGTTTGGACGCTCCACGCCCGTGGAGCTGGATTTCGGACAGATTGAAAAGGTCTGA
- the secE gene encoding preprotein translocase subunit SecE, with product MSERQKMILVGALATLGVLAYFLIPSTQPLAQVAAVLVGVFAAAGVFLTSEKGRGSIVFVREAVAEAGKVVWPSRKEVVQTTGVIMLMVSVIAIFLWMVDFGLLWLVQLIMRQES from the coding sequence ATGTCTGAGCGGCAAAAAATGATCCTCGTCGGGGCCCTCGCCACGCTCGGGGTGCTAGCCTATTTTCTGATCCCATCCACCCAGCCTCTGGCACAGGTGGCGGCAGTTCTGGTAGGTGTATTCGCAGCAGCGGGCGTGTTTCTGACAAGCGAAAAAGGCCGTGGCAGCATTGTCTTTGTCCGGGAGGCCGTTGCCGAGGCGGGCAAGGTGGTCTGGCCATCCCGGAAAGAAGTGGTGCAAACCACTGGAGTCATCATGCTGATGGTCAGCGTGATCGCAATTTTCCTCTGGATGGTGGACTTCGGCCTGCTGTGGCTCGTCCAGCTCATCATGCGCCAGGAGAGCTAG
- the tuf gene encoding elongation factor Tu has protein sequence MAKGKFERTKPHVNVGTIGHVDHGKTTLTAALTKVLSTKFGGEFRDYSQIDNAPEERERGITIATSHVEYETQARHYAHVDCPGHADYVKNMITGAAQMDGAILVVSAADGPMPQTREHILLARQVGVPYIVVFLNKADMVDDAELLELVEMEVRELLDKYEFPGDDTPVITGSALKALEGDQSEIGEPAIFKLADALDSYIPQPERAIDKPFLMPVEDVFSISGRGTVVTGRVERGIIKVGDEIEIVGMRPTTKTTITGVEMFRKLLDQGQAGDNIGALLRGTKKDDVERGQVLAKPGSIKPHTRFEAEVYVLSKEEGGRHTPFFNGYRPQFYFRTTDVTGACELPSGVEMVMPGDNVKMNVTLIAPIAMEEGLRFAIREGGRTVGAGVVAKIVE, from the coding sequence ATGGCCAAGGGAAAGTTTGAGCGCACGAAGCCGCATGTAAATGTAGGGACGATTGGTCACGTGGACCATGGGAAGACCACGCTGACGGCGGCGTTGACGAAGGTGCTGTCCACGAAGTTTGGTGGGGAGTTCCGGGATTACAGTCAGATTGACAATGCGCCGGAAGAGCGGGAGCGCGGGATCACGATTGCGACCTCGCACGTGGAATATGAAACGCAGGCGCGGCACTATGCGCACGTGGATTGCCCGGGTCACGCGGACTACGTCAAGAACATGATCACCGGAGCGGCGCAGATGGACGGCGCGATCCTGGTGGTGAGTGCGGCGGATGGCCCGATGCCGCAGACGCGCGAGCACATTCTGCTGGCCCGTCAGGTGGGCGTGCCCTACATTGTCGTGTTCCTGAACAAGGCCGACATGGTGGACGACGCCGAGCTGCTGGAGCTGGTGGAGATGGAAGTGCGCGAGCTGCTGGACAAGTATGAATTCCCGGGCGACGACACCCCGGTGATCACGGGTTCGGCGCTCAAGGCCCTGGAAGGGGATCAGAGCGAGATTGGCGAGCCGGCGATTTTCAAGCTTGCCGATGCGCTGGACAGCTACATCCCGCAGCCCGAGCGCGCCATCGACAAGCCGTTTTTGATGCCGGTGGAAGACGTGTTCTCCATTTCCGGGCGTGGCACCGTGGTGACCGGACGCGTGGAGCGCGGCATCATCAAGGTGGGTGATGAAATCGAGATCGTCGGCATGCGTCCGACCACCAAGACCACCATCACCGGTGTGGAGATGTTCCGCAAGCTGCTGGATCAGGGCCAGGCGGGCGACAACATCGGCGCGCTGCTGCGCGGCACCAAGAAAGACGACGTCGAGCGAGGCCAGGTGCTGGCCAAGCCCGGTTCCATCAAGCCGCATACCCGCTTTGAAGCCGAGGTGTACGTGCTGTCGAAGGAAGAGGGTGGGCGTCACACGCCGTTTTTCAATGGCTACCGGCCGCAGTTCTACTTCCGCACCACGGACGTGACGGGTGCCTGCGAGCTGCCCTCGGGGGTGGAGATGGTGATGCCGGGTGACAACGTCAAGATGAACGTGACCCTGATCGCCCCGATCGCCATGGAAGAAGGCCTGCGCTTCGCTATCCGCGAAGGCGGCCGCACCGTTGGCGCCGGCGTCGTCGCCAAGATCGTGGAGTAA